The genomic interval ATGGCATCGGGCCGGGCAAGGTCGGCGGCGGGCTGGCCGGTTTTCTCCCGCAGGTCACGGATACTGGCCTGGTGCTTTCTCAGAAATGAGGCCAGATGGCGGGACACGGCCGTATCCTGCACATAGGGAAGCCCCCACTCCTGCAATCCCATGCGGGAGGACTTGACCGGATCATCCTCCAGCCGGGTGATGGGGAAAAAGCCATTCTGGACAATCTCCCGCACTTCCGCTTCGGTCAATTCGTATTTCAGGGTGCTCCCGATCAGGCGGCTGCTTCTTTCCTGAACTACAATCGGAAAGGAATTCTGCTTATGGCCTTCGGTCAAAAGCGCTTCCTTTGCCCGGCGGCAGCCGTGGCAGAGCATGGACCACTGGCCGGAATCGAGCTTTCCGGCCTGCCCCGTCAGTTTGACCTCGATATGACGGGCCAGGGCCATGTCGATGTTATCGCCGCCCAGAATCAAATGATCTCCCACTGCCACGCGGGTAAATACGGGCTTTCCCCCCTCCTCCTGCACGGTAATGAGGCTGAAGTCGGTAGTGCCGCCGCCCATGTCGCAAATGACCACAATCTGGCCATTATGCAGGTACCGGTGCCATGAATCGCGGTTCATGGCGATCCAGGCATAAAAGGCTGCCTGGGGTTCCTCGAGAAGAGTAACTTTGGTGAATCCGGCTTTCTGTGCAGCCTCCAGGGTCAACTCACGGGCAACTTCATCGAAAGAGGCCGGAACGGTCAGGATGATCTCCTGATCCTGCAACCGGTATTCCGGCCTGCCCTGAGCCATCTGATGGTTCCATGCATCCCGGATATGCTGCAAATAGCGGGAAGATGCCTCCACCGGAGAGAGTTTTTCAAGGTCCCGTGCTCCACTCCAGGGTAAAATGGCGGCTTTCCGGTCCACTCCAGTATGGCAGAGCCAGGATTTGGCCGAGGAAACCAGCCGCGACGGCACACTGGCCCCCAGTTTTTTGGCCAATTCCCCTACCACGATGGTAATTTTATCGTCCCAGGGCAGGCGGATGTTTTCCTGCATCAGCTCATGCTGCCCGGCCAGATACAGATAGGAGGGGAGCATGGGCAGGGGTGACAGGTTTCCTTCCGAAACCAGTTGAAGGGTTTGAAAGATTTCGATGCTTCCTTCTCCCCCGGCAGCGTTATCGATATAGGCAACCGCACAGTTTGTGGTCCCCAGGTCAATACCCACGGTAAAGGGGGACCGGGCGGTGGTTGAGTGATGAATAGCAGTGTTCATGATTTTTTGTCCCTAATAGACAATGCCGACTTTCTTACTTACTTCTTTCAGGGTTTCCAGGGCAATGGAGCGGGCTTTTTCGGCACCGGTTTTGAGGATCTTTTTCACGGACTCCCGATCCTCTTCCAAAGCCTTCTTTTTTTCACGATGAGGCGCAAAATACTGCCAGATCAGATCGACCAGGGCTTTTTTTACCTCTCCGTAGCCGATCCCGCCAGCCAGATACCGCTGGCGAAGCTCTTCGGTCTCCTCTTTGGAAAGAAAGAGTCTGGAGAGCTTGAAAACATTACATGCCTCGGGGTCCTTGGGCTCTTCCACGCTCTTTGAATCAGTTACGATACTCATGACCCTTTTCTTCAATTGATTCTTTTCAGCGAAGATTTCAATCGTATTACCATAAGATTTCGACATCTTCTGGCCATCGATGCCCGGAACAACAGCCACATCTTCGCTGATCTCTGCCTCCGGGATTCTGAACACCTCGCCATACTGGCCGTTAAACTTGAGGGCAATATCGCGGGTCACCTCCAGGTGCTGCTTCTGGTCCTGGCCTACCGGCACCCTGTCCGACTGATAGAGGAGAATGTCTGCGGCCATCAGGACAGGATAGGTAAACAGGCCGGTATGCGGGCTGAATCCCCTGGCGATTTTATCCTTATAGGAATGACAGCGCTCCAGCAGTCCCAGCGGAGTCAGGTTCGATAAAATCCAGGTAAGCAGCGTTACCTCATGCACATCGGACTGGACCCAGAAGATCGATTTTTCGGGATCCAACCCCAGGGCCAGAAAAGTCGTAGCCGCATCGAGTGTCTGCCTGGCCAGAAGCTCACCATCCACCACCGTGGTCATGGCATGCAGATTGGCAATAAAGCAAAAAAGCTCGTGCTGCTCCTGATACTCGATCATTTTTTTCATCATGCCAAAATAGTTACCGATATGAAAGCTGCCCGATGGCTGAATACCCGACAATATCCTCATTGATTTATCCTGCTCCTTCTCATCATTTACGGTATATGGAGGGATTTAGAGCCCTGCCCTACTGATAAACAGCATACTTCCATAGTTGTTTCA from bacterium carries:
- the trpS gene encoding tryptophan--tRNA ligase, with the protein product MRILSGIQPSGSFHIGNYFGMMKKMIEYQEQHELFCFIANLHAMTTVVDGELLARQTLDAATTFLALGLDPEKSIFWVQSDVHEVTLLTWILSNLTPLGLLERCHSYKDKIARGFSPHTGLFTYPVLMAADILLYQSDRVPVGQDQKQHLEVTRDIALKFNGQYGEVFRIPEAEISEDVAVVPGIDGQKMSKSYGNTIEIFAEKNQLKKRVMSIVTDSKSVEEPKDPEACNVFKLSRLFLSKEETEELRQRYLAGGIGYGEVKKALVDLIWQYFAPHREKKKALEEDRESVKKILKTGAEKARSIALETLKEVSKKVGIVY